A portion of the Rhizoctonia solani chromosome 6, complete sequence genome contains these proteins:
- a CDS encoding major facilitator superfamily transporter, translating to MDTKDKTSFEAPEHIDHPSSSQHSVDKDAINHWTPDERARAEKKLVRKLDSRLMPTMILIFIMNYIDRTAVTAARLRGLEADLGLLDVQYQTVLAILYVSYCTLQVPSNMILNKVSRPSWYIGGCVIAWGLVSALTGVTHNFAGIVVCRVFIGVPEAAFYPGATYILSRWYTRKELAFRAALLYFGLLVSNAFGSLMAAGILSGMQGKRGIAAWRWLFFIEGAITIVIGILAIWLLPDYPHNTRWIKGSQRRLAQARLSEDAAEADEDGANDSLYDSAFAGLIMALKDPKVPILAVMTCSQLLGLSFVNFFPTLTATLGYNTTISLLLAAPPWILASIICLLNAWHADKTGERFFHIAGWWWVVIVAYIIALSTMATAGRYVSMFLMASGYAGFALTLVWVSNAIPRPPAKRAAAIGIVNGFGNIGNLIGSFAWKAQWSPKYHQSMIIGIATLAFSSALAFVIRTMLIRANRKMDQQDMDALQNQGDAERVREAARLEGITVEEAIRRRRGFRYLY from the exons ATGGACACCAAAGACAAGACCTCGTTCGAGGCTCCTGAACATATAGACCATCCCAGCTCATCCCAACATTCTGTTGACAAGGATGCTATCAACCACTGGACTCCAGATGAACGCGCCAGGGCCGAGAAAAAGTTGGTGCGCAAGTTGGACTCGAGGCTCATGCCGACAATGATACTCATCTTCATTATGAACTATATCGAT CGAACGGCAGTTACTGCAGCTCGTCTACGTGGGCTCGAAGCGGATTTGGGGCTCTTGG ATGTCCAGTACCAAACGGTGCTAGCCATTCTCTATGTCTCGTATTGTACGCTCCAAGTTCCTTCGAACATGATACTCAACAAAGTATCTCGACCGTCTTGGTACATTGGCGGCTGCGTGATTGCCTGGGGACTAGTTAGTGCGCTAACAGGG GTCACGCATAATTTCGCCGGTATTGTCGTTTGCCGTGTGTTTATTGGTGTTCCTGAAGCGGCGTTTTATCCTGGGGCAACTTATATTTTATCACGCTGGTATACGCGAAAG GAATTAGCTTTCAGGGCTGCACTGTTGTATTTCGGACTTTTAGTTTCGAATGCTTTTGGTAGT CTTATGGCCGCCGGTATACTTAGTGGTATGCAAGGGAAAAGAGGGATTGCCGCTTGGAGATGGTTGTTCTTTATCGAG GGAGCAATAACTATTGTCATCGGAATCCTAGCCAT CTGGCTATTGCCCGACTAC CCACATAATACGCGTTGGATTAAAGGATCCCAACGGCGTTTGGCGCAAGCCCGGCTTTCGGAGGATGCAGCCGAGGCAGACGAAGACGGTGCAAATGATTC ACTATATGATAGTGCCTTTGCTGGTTTGATCATGGCACTCAAAGATCCCAAAGTGCCGATTCTAGCCGTGATGACTTGCTCCCAGTTGTTAGGCCTCAGTTTTGTCAACTTTTTCCCGAC ATTGACCGCTACGCTTGGATATAATACTACCATATCGCTTCTACTTGCTGC TCCGCCCTGGATCCTTGCTTCTATCATTTGTCTCCTTAACGCTTGGCATGCCGACAAGACGGGCGAACGGTTCTTCCATATTGCCGGATGGTGGTGGGTCGTCATTGTCGCATATATAATCGCTTTGAGCACCATGGCCACCGCGGGGCGGTATGTGAGTATGTTCTTGATGGCGAGTGGATATGCTG GATTCGCTCTGACACTTGTGTGGGTGAGCAATGCCATCCCTCGTCCTCCTGCAAAACGAGCTGCAGCAATCGGAATCGTCAATGGCT TCGGCAATATTGGAAACCTCATTGGATCGTTTGCTTGGAAGGCCCAGTGGAGTCCTAAATATCATCAGTCGATGATTATTGGCATCGCGACGCTTGCATTCAGCAGCGCTTTGGCATTTG TCATCCGAACGATGCTAATTCGTGCGAACCGTAAGATGGACCAGCAAGATATGGATGCACTTCAGAATCAAGGGGATGCTGAACGTGTACGTGAAGCTGCAAGATTGGAGGGGATCACGGTCGAAGAGGCTATCAGGAGGCGGAGAGGGTTCAGGTATTTGTATTAA
- a CDS encoding Dyp-type peroxidase family — translation MPSLFPKISSTQVVINARESIASFKTTGTKDLLSMGFVNIAFTYNGLETLGLDPKELYADFDTPDVLKQGQLACAAQLGDPIKEGVPKEWIEEFKKQHDQIHGILLVASDSDFTLKKFRDDINSSLGDNGQVIYELRGQVCPGSNKGYEHFGWKDGISNPWLKGVFCECQKVPGQLEAERGNILVGDPGDNDRTGEKGEAFKRPSWAKNGSYMAFRQYDQLVPEFHKWTADNAIDLKIPGISPDQLEQKGAALRAAQLVGRWPSGLFSISLGRFNNHITTGTVGTPLELSLHEDNPSIANDPMQVNNFLFKPDDQARCPFSAHIRKLNPRVDYTNSENYEKKFDFDQSNIIRAGIAYGPEVKPEESNEHKTRHSRGLAFVAYQNDIVQGSQFQQTMWANNPDFPPTKHNSSNFNVWGLDPLIGQNDQSKPSEARVTTDNMGHELNVRRFIIPRGGGYFFVPPLKTLKQLCTVHL, via the exons ATGCCAAGTCTATTCCCCAAGATATCATCTACTCAAGTTGTCATCAATGCCAGGGAGAGTATTGCAAGCTTCAAGACTACAGGAACTAAGGATTTGTTGTCCATGGGATTTGTCAACATTGCATTTACCTATAATGGTCTTGAAACTCTAGGTCTTGACCCCAAAGAGCTTTATGCTGATTTTGATACTCCTGATGTCCTCAAGCAAGGACAATTAGCATGCGCTGCACAGCTAGGTGACCCTATAAAAGAAGGGGTGCCAAAGGAATGGATTGAAGAATTCAAAAAGCAACATGACCAAATTCATGGTATCCTACTTGTTGCCAGTGATTCGGACTTTACTCTGAAAAAGTTCAGGGATGATATCAATTCATCCCTTGGTGATAATGGACAAGTAATTTACGAGCTTAGAGGTCAGGTTTGCCCTGGTTCTAACAAG GGATATGAGCATTTTGGCTG GAAGGATGGAATTTCAAATCCATGGTTGAAAGGCGTATTTTGTGAATGTCAGAAAGTTCCAGGACAGCTGGAAGCGGAACGCG GTAACATTCTGGTGGGGGACCCAGGCGATAATGACCGCACTGGCGAGAAAGGCGAGGCGTTCAAGCGTCCTAGTTGGGCTAAAAATGGAAGCTATATGGCTTTTAGACAGTACGACCAACTAGTCCCAGAGTTTCACAAATGGACAGCAGATAACGCGATTGATCTAAAAATACCTGGAATCTCACCTGATCAACTTGAGCAGAAGGGTGCTGCGCTACGTGCTGCCCAGTTGGTTGGACGATGGCCAAGCGGTTTGTTTTCCATATCGCTTGGACGATTCAACAATCACATAACCACTGGAACTGTAGGAACACCTTTAGAGCTCTCGCTACATGAAGACAACCCGTCCATCGCCAACGATCCGATGCAGGTCAATAATTTCTTATTCAAGCCTGACGACCAAGCGAGATGTCCGTTCTCAGCGCACATCCGTAAACTGAACCCCCGTGTCGACTATACGAATTCAGAAAACTATGAAAAGAAGTTCGACTTCGATCAGAGTAATATTATACGAGCAGGAATCGCGTATGGGCCGG AAGTAAAACCTGAAGAGAGTAATGAGCACAAGACAAGACATAGCCGCGGGCTAGCCTTTGTTGCTTACCAAAATGATATTGTCCAAGGATCCCAATTCCAGCAGACTA TGTGGGCAAATAACCCGGATTTTCCTCCTACCAAACACAATAGCTCAAACTTCAATGTATGGGGATTAGATCCCTTGATTGGGCAGAACGACCAGTCAAAGCCGTCAGAGGCACGTGTAACGACCGATAACATGGGACATGAACTCAATGTTAGGCGCTTCATAATCCCCCGCGGAGGCGGGTATTTCTTCGTTCCGCCGCTCAAAACTCTAAAGCAGCTTTGTACCGTTCATCTGTGA